From the genome of Streptomyces sp. NBC_00523:
AAGACCGCCCAGCTGACCTTCCACGCCGTCCAGGGCCCGGGCGAACCGGCCGAGGACGGCAAGGGCCTGACCCTGCCCGACGAGCAGGGCCGCCCACTGGCCCTCGGGCCCGCCGCCCTCTCCGGCGCCGGGGTCAAGGAGGCGACCGCGTCCTTCGACGCCCAGCAGGGCGCCGGCTGGACCGTGTCCCTCGACTTCCACAAGGACGCCGGCCGGGACTGGACCCGGCTGACCGGTGAGGCGGCCTGCCACCCGGTGCAGGACGAGCGGCGCCGGGTCGCCATCGTGCTCGACAAGCGGGTGATCTCCTCGCCCCAGGTCTCGCCGACCGTCGCCTGCGGTTCGGGCCTGCCCTCCGGCTCCACCCAGATCACCGGCTCGTTCAGCGCGGACGAGGCCCGCGAACTCGCCCTGCTGATCGAGGGCGGCGCCCTGCCCGTGCCCGTCGAGATCGTGGAGCAGCGGACGGTCGGGCCGACGCTCGGTGCCGCCGCGATCGACGCCAGCGCACGGGCCGCCCTGATCGGCGCGGCGGCCACCGCCCTGTTCATCATCGTGATCTACCGCCTGTTCGGCGCCCTCGCCGCCGTGGCGCTCGCGGCGTATGGAGTCATCTCGTACGCGGCCCTCGTCGCCCTCGGCGTCACGCTGACCCTGCCCGGGCTCGCCGGATTCGTGCTGGCGATCGGCATGGCGGTCGACGCGAACGTGCTGGTCTTCGAGCGGGCCCGGGAGGAGTACGCCGGGCGGCCCGGGAAGAGCCTGCGGGCCTCGCTCGCCGCCGGGTTCAAGGGCGCCTGGACGGCCGTCGCCGACTCCAACGTGACGACGCTCATCGCGGCCGGGCTGCTGTTCTTCCTCGGCTCCGGACCGGTCAAGGGGTTCGGTGTCACGCTCGCCATCGGCGTCCTGGCGTCGATGTTCTCCGCGCTGGTCATCGCCCGCGCCCTCACCGAGATCGCGGCGCACTCGCGGTTCGTCGCGGACTACCGGGGCGTCAACGGCATCGCGATCCCGGGCCGGGTGCGGACCTGGCTCACCCGGCGCGACCCGCAGCTGATGCGCTCCCCGCGCCGCTGGCTGACGGTCTCCGCCGTCCTCGTCGCGGTGGCCGTCGCGGGCATCCTGGTGCGCGGGGTCAACCTGGGCGTCGAGTTCACCGGCGGGCGGCTGGTCGAGTACTCCACCAGCCGCCCCGTGGACGTCGAGACCGCGCGGACCGCCCTCGCGGGCGCCGGGTTCGGGGACGCCGAGGTCACCACGGCCGGTGCGGGCGACATCTCCGTGCGCACCGGGGAGCTCGACAACGACGGCGAACACGCGCTGCGGGCCGCCCTGGCCGCCGAGGGCGGCGCGACCACCAAGGTCCGGGACGAGCTGATCGGCCCCAGCCTCGGCGACGAACTGCGGCGCAACGCCCTGATCGCCCTGGCCATCGCCGTACTCGTCCAGCTGGCCTATCTGGCGGTCAGGTTCCGCTGGACGTTCGCCGTCGCCTCGGTCGGGGCGCTCGTGCACGACGTGATCATCCTGATCGGGGTGTTCGCCTGGCTGGGACGCACCGTCGACGGCGTCTTCCTGGCGGCGCTCCTCACCGTCATCGGGTACTCCGTCAACGACTCGGTCGTGGTCTTCGACCGGGTGCGGGAGCTGTGGGCGAAGGCCCGTAGAAAGCCCCTCGCGGAGGTGGCGAACCGGGCGGTCCTCCAGACCGTGCCCCGGACGGTGAACACCGGGATGGGTGCCCTGTTCATCCTCACCGCCCTCGCCGTGCTCGGCGGCGACTCCCTGGAGGACTTCGCGCTCGCCCTGCTGATCGGCATCGTCGTCGGGACGTACTCCTCGGTGATGACCGCCGTACCGGCCGCGCTGCTGCTGGAACGCAGCAGCAACGTCCCGCCGCCCGCCCGCACCCGGGCGCCGCGCACCCGGCAGCGCGCCGGGCGCCGCGACCCGCACGACAACGGGGCGCGGGTGTAGCCGAGACGGGCCCGTGTCAGCCGATCCGGCGGGCACGGGCCCGGTCCGTCCTCAGGGCACCAGCGAGCGCAGATACGCGGCGGTTTCCGCGTCGGCCGGCAGCAGCGTCTCGATGGCCAGCTCGGCCACCGTCACGTCCATCGGCGTGTTGAACGTGGCGATCGAGGCGACGAACGACAGCACGTGCCCCTCGTGCTCGATGACCAGCGGCAGGGCGAACGGCACCGACGACGAGGGCGGCTGCCAGTCCTCGTCCCCGTCCGGCCCGGCCGGCAGCGGATAGCCCGCCACCTCCTCGTACAGCGCGCGCAGCTCCGGCGAACGGACCAGCGCGATCTGGCGCTCCATCTGCGCGAGGAGGTCCGCCCGCCACGCGCGGAGGTTCCGGATGCGCGGGGCCAGGCCCTCCGGGTGCAGGGTGAGCCGCATCGCGTTCAGCGGCGGGGCCAGGAGGTGGTCCGGTACGCCGTCGAGCAGTCGGGTCATCCCCTGATTGGCCGCCACCACGGTGTACGTCCCGTCCACGACGAACGCCGGATACGGGTCGTAGCCCCGCAGCAGCCGGTCGAGGCCGTCCCGGAGCGCCCCCATCGCCGGGTCGTCGAGCGAGGTCTCCGCGTAGTGCGGGGCGTAACCCGCCATCACCAGCAGGGCGTTGCGCTCCCGTACGGGCACGTCCAGGTGCTCGGCGAGCCGCAGCACCATCTCCTCGCTGGGGCGCGAGCGCCCCGTCTCGATGAACGAGATGTGCCGGGCCGAGGAGCCGGCCCGCAGCGCGAGCTCCAGCTGACTGACCCGGCGCCGCTCCCGCCAGCTGCGCAGCAGCGGCCCTACCCCCGTGTCGAGCGCGACAGTTGTCATACGGAGACCGTAACGTCACCGGCACCGCCGACCGGCATCGACCACCAGTGAGGGAGCCGCCCCATGCCCGCCGCACCGCTGCCGCAGAACGAGATCGAGGACCGGCTGCGCGAGCTGCCCGGCTGGTCGCTGGAGGGGGACAGGATCTCCCGCACCTACCGGCTGTCCTCGCACTTCGCCGCCGCCGCGCTCGCGATGCACGTCGCCGCGATCCAGGACGAGCTGAACCACCACAGCGACCTGACGCTCGGCTACAACACCGTCGCCCTCTCGGTGAACTCGCACGACGCGGGCGGCAAGGTCACCGAGAAGGACCTCGGCCTCGCCGCCCGCGTCGCGGCGGTGGCGCCCGGCCACGGGGCGGAGTAACCCCTCACGCCGCGGCGCCGAACCGGGGGTGGGTGGCGAGCCAGCGCGCGTAGCTCTCGCTGCGTTCCACCGCCTGGGCGTACGCCGCCCGGGTGTGCCCGCTCACCGCACCGGCCGCCGCCGACGCGGCGGCCGAGCGCGGATGCCACCCCAGCAGATGGCGCCAGCTGAGCGGAGCCCCGGCGACCGGCAGCGTCACCACCCCCGGCGTCGGCGGGAACGTCGCCCGGCACAGTCCCACCGCGCGCCCCACCTGGACGAGGTGGACGACGGACGAGGTGTCCGTCTCGTACACCGACACCGGGCGGAACCCGGCCCGCGCGCACGCCGCCACGAAGCAGTCGGCGAAGCAGCCGTCACCCGGCACGTCCGCCCAGCACTCCTCCGCCAGCTCGGACAACTCCAACTCGGCCCGGTCGGCCAGGGGATGGGTCTCCGGCAGCATCACGAAGACCGGATCGACCCCGACGACCTGCCACTCCAGCCGGTCCGCGTCCGGCGCGGCGCTCTCGCCGCAGGTCCCGATGAGCGCGAAGTCGAGCCGCCCGTCCACCAGTTGCGAGGCCACCTCGGCCACCGACCAGGAGGTGTACGTGGACACCGGCGCCGCCGGGTGCGCGGCGGCCAGCCGGTCCACGAGGCCGCCGAGCAGCGGGCCGTGCGTGCCACCCAGCCGGAACCGCTCCATGGTCCCCATCGCGTTGGCGAACCGGACGGCCTCCTCCTGGAGTTCGCTGACGGCGGGCAGCACGATCCGGGCCCGTTCCAGGACCAGTTCGCCCAGCGGTGTCGCCCGCGCGCCCGTGTGGTCGCGCTCGAAGAGCGGGCCGCCGAGCGCCTTCTCGATCCGCCGCAGCTGTGCGCTGAGCGCGGGCTGAGCGAGGCCCAGCGCGGTGGCGGCCTTGGTCAGGCTGCCCGTGTCGGCGATGGCACGGACGGTTCGCAGATGGCGCAACTCCAGCTCCATCACCGCACGTTATGGCCCCCGTGGCCGCACGGCAATACGTCGGTGGTACAGACCTCTGGTTCGCTCCTACGGGCGGCGGTCATGCCCTAGAGTCGCCTCCCGATGCTCGATTACAACCAAGAGGCCACGGTCTACGACGCCACGCGCGGCGGGCTGCCCCGCGCCGAGGCGGCGGCCGCCGCCGTGCTCGGCCTGGTGCCGGACACCGCGCGCTCCCTGCTGGACATCGGCTGCGGTACGGGCCTGGTCACCGGGCAGATCGCCGCCGCCCGGCCCGGGCTGCGGGTGACCGGCTCCGACGCCGCGCACGGCATGGCCGTGGTCGCCCGGCAGCGCGTCGGCGCCGTCGTGCTCGCCGACGCCCGGCGGCTGCCCCTTCCCGACGCGGCGGTCGACGCGGTCTCGGCCGTCTGGCTGCTGCATCTGCTGCGCGAACCGGGCGCGGTCCCGGCGGTGGTGGCCGAGGCGGCGCGCGTGCTGCGGCCGGGCGGGGTGTTCGTCACCACCGTCGACAAGGACGCCGCGCACGACGTGGGCAGCGACATCGACGCGACCTTCGTCCCGTACCTGGTGCCGACCCCGGCCGACGGTACGGACCTGGTCGTCGCCCGTGCGGCGGAAGGCGGCCTCGAAGTGGTGGGCGAGGCGTCCTTCACCGGGCACGGGCAGGGCCGCTCGCCGGTGAGCGTGGCACGCGGGGTCCGGCGGGGCTACTACGCCTCCCGCCTGGTCCTGCCGGGGGACGCCGCCGGACAGCTCGTCCGGAGTCTGGCCGCCCTGCCGGACCAGGACCGCAAACGGGCCGACCCGGAGTACCGGCTGCTGGCCTTCCGGCGCAGCTAGGGCGGCTTGCCGGAACGGCAAGGAAGTTTGCGCGCACGGCCGTGCGTGGTGACGCTGGTGCCATGAGCAACCACTCCGGCCACGGCCACGACCACGACGGCCACCAGGGCCTGCACCACGAGCCCTCCGCGCACGGGCACCACCACGGCGGGTCCGAACCCGACTGGGACGTCATGGCCCCGCTCCTGGAGCGCAACGCCGAGCTCAGCAGCGCGCAGTACACCGAGGCGGCCCGCTGGATCGCCGCCCTGCCCACCGCCCCGAAGGTCCGCCGGGTCCTCGACGTCGGCGCGGGCCCCGGGGTGGTCGCCTGCCTGCTCGCCGAGGTCTTCCCGGACGCCGAGGTCGTCGCCGTCGACGGCACCCCCGCCCTCCTCGAACGCACCCGGGACCGGGCGCGCCGTCTCGGGCTCGACGGCCGCGTCACCACCCTGCACGCCACCCTCCCCGAAGAGCTGTCCGCCCTGGGCGAGGCCGACCTCATCTGGGCCGGGAACACCCTGCACCACATCGGCGACCAGCGCGCCGTGCTCGCCGGATTCGGCGGGCTGCTGCGCCCCGGCGGCACCGTCGCCCTGGTCGAGGGCGGGCTCCAGCCCCGGCAGCTGCCGCGCGACCTGGGCTTCGGCAGGCCCGGGATCGAGGCCCGGATGGAGGCCGCCGAGGCGGAGCTCTTCCAGGAGATGCGCGCCGAACTGCCTGACGCCCGGCGCGAGGTCGAGAACTGGGCGGCCCTGTTCGGAGTGGCCGGCCTCACCCCGCAGGGCACCCGCAGCTTCCTGCTCGACCTGCCCGCGCCCCTCGGCGACGCGGCCCGCGAACAGGTCGTCGCGGACTTCACCCGCCGCAGCGGCGGGCTGCGCGAGCACCTGGACGCCGAGGACCTCGCCGTGCTCGACCGGCTCCTCGACCCCGAGGACCCGGCATCCCTGTACCGCCGCCCGGACGTCTTCCTGCTCCTGGCCCGCACCCTGCACCTGGGCCGTCGTGACGCCTGAGCCGTCCCCGTAACGACGAAACCGCCGCCCCGGCTCGCGTACGAGCGGGGGCGGCGGCTTCGTGAAACCGTGGCGGTCAGGCGCCGGCGTTGAACTCGCCCGGGTTCGGGCCGAGCCGCTTGCCCTCGTCCAGCGCCGCGAAGGCGGCCAGGTCGTCGGCGTCGAGCTCGAAGTCGAACACGTCGATGTTCTCCGCGATCCGCGACGGGGTCACGGACTTCGGGATCACCACGTTGCCCGTCTGGAGGTGCCAGCGGAGCACCGCCTGGGCGGGCGTGCGGTTGTGCTTGCGGGCGACCGCGACGACCGTCGGGACCTCCAGCAGGCCCTTGCCTGAACCGAGCGGCGACCACGCCTCGGTGAGGATGCCGTGCTGGGCGTGCAGGGCGCGGGACTCGGCCTGCTGGAGCTGCGGGTGCAGCTCGATCTGGTTGAGCACCGGCACCACGGAGGTCTCACCGAGCAGCCGCTCCAGGTGCTCCGGGAGGAAGTTCGACACGCCGATGGCCTTCGCCCGGCCGTCGGCGTGGATCTTCTCGAACGCCCGGTAGGTGTCGACGTACGCGTCCTTGGCCGGGACCGGCCAGTGGATCAGATACAGGTCCACGTAGTCGAGGCCCAGCTTCTCCAGCGAGGCGTCGAAGGCGCGCAGCGTCGAGTCGTAGCCCTGGTCGCTGTTCCACAGCTTGGTGGTCACGAACAGCTCGTCACGAGCGACGCCCGAGGCGGCGATGGCCTTACCCGTGCCCGCCTCGTTCTGGTAGATCGCGGCGGTGTCGATGCTGCGGTACCCGGACTCGATGGCGGTGGCGACCGCCTTCGTCGCCTCGTCGTCCGGCACCTGCCAGACTCCGAACCCGAGCTGGGGCATCTCGACGCCGTTGTTGAGGGTGAGGGAGGGGACCTGGCTCACGAGCTGAGGATCCTTACGTTGAGGGGGTGGGACTCCCAGGGTCAACGATCAAGAACGCCCACGCATTCCCGGCTACCGCGATCCGTTTCCCGCTCAGCGGTACAGCGCGTCCACCTCGGTCTCGTACGCCGCCTCGATCGCCTTGCGCTTCAGCTTCAGCGATGGGGTGAGCAGCCCGTGCTGCTCGCTGAACTGGTGCGCCAGGATGCGGAACGTACGGATGGACTCGGCCTGCGAGACCGCGGTGTTCGCCGCCACCACCGCCCGGCGCACCTCCATCTCCAGGTCCGGGTCGCGCACCAGCTCGCCCGGGGACAGCTGCTGCCGCCCCTGCATCGTCAGCCAGTGCTCCACCGCCTCCTGGTCGACGGTGACCAGTGCCGCCACATAGGGCCGGTCGTTGCCGACCACGATGCACTGCGCCACCAGCGGATGCGCCCGCACCCGCTCCTCCAGGGCGGCCGGCGACACGCTCTTCCCGCCGGACGTCACCAGGATCTCCTTCTTCCGCCCGGTGATCGTCAGATAGCCGTCCTCGTCCAGCGACCCCAGGTCCCCGGTGGCCAGCCAGCCGTCGTTGAGCACCGCGTCGGTCGCCTTCGGGTCGCCGAGATACCCGCCGAACACATGGTTCCCGTGCACCCACACCTCGCCGTCCTCCGCGATGTGCACCGTGCTGCCGGGGATCGGCTGCCCGACCGTGCCGTACCGGGTGCGCTCCGGCGGGTTGGCGGTGGCCGCCGCCGTCGTCTCGGTCAGCCCGTACCCCTCGTACACCGTCACCCCGGCGCCCGCGAAGAACAGGCCGAGGCTGCGCTCCATGCCCGAGCCGCCCGACATGGCGTGCCGGATGCGGCCGCCCATCGCCTCGCGGACCTTCTTGTACACGACCTTGTCGAAGAACTGGTGCTGCATCCGCAGCCCGGCCGAAGGACCCGGGCCGGTGCCGAAGGCCCGGGCCTCCATCGCCTCCGCGTACTTCACCGCGATGTCGACGGCCTTGTCGAACGGCCCCGCCCTGCCCTCCGCCTCCGCCCTGCGCCGGGCCGCGTTGAAGACCTTCTCGAAGATGTACGGCACCGCCAGGATGAACGTCGGCCGGAAGGAGACCAGGTCCGGCATCAGGGCCTTCGCCGACAGCTCCGGCTGGTGCCCCAGCTTGACCCGGCCCCGGATCGCGGTGATCTCCACCATCCGCCCGAAGACGTGCGCCAGCGGCAGGAAGAGCAGCGTCACCGCCTCGTCGCCCGGTCTGGAGTGGAACACCGACTCCCAGCGCGCGGCCATGGTGTCCGCCTCGAACATGAAGTTGGCGTGCGTGAGGACGCAGCCCTTGGGGCGGCCCGTGGTGCCCGAGGTGTAGATGACGGTCGCCACCGACTCCGGGGTCACCGCCCGCCGGTGCCGGTGCACCACCTCGTCCTCGACGTGCGCACCCGCCTCGACCAGCTCCGCGACCGCTCCCGCGTCCAGCTGCCACAGCCGCTTCAGCTGCGGCAGCCGGTCGATGACCGAGGCCACCGTCATCGCGTGGTCCTCGTGCTCCACCATCACCGCCGACACCTCGGCGTCGTGCAGCATCCACAGCACCTGCTCGGCCGACGACGTCGGGTAGACCGGCACCGACTGGGCGCCCACCGCCCACAGCGCGAAGTCGAACAGGGTCCACTCGTAGCGCGTACGCGACATCAGGGCGACCCGGTCGCCGAACCGCACCCCGTGCGCGATCAGCCCCTTGGCCAGCGCCAGCACCTCGTCACGGAACGCGGCCGACGTCACGTCCTGCCAGTTCCCGTCCGCGTCTTTCCGGCCGAGCGCGATCCGGTGCGGGTCCTCGTCGGCATGGTCGAACACGACGTCGGCGAGGCCGCCCACGAGGGGCGCGGCCGCCATGGGTGGGACAGTGAATTCGCGCAATGACCTGCTCCTTGGGGTGCTCCGCACAGCGCCGCGACGCTACCCCACCGGGTGGCGGCGCGGGAGGGTCCGGAACGGCCCGTACCACTTGGTATATGCACAGGTCAGGGGCCGAAATCCGGCCAGATGGGCAAGGCTCGGGCGCGCTTGGGACCGCGGGGTAAGCGGCTCGCGCGGGAATCTCCACCGAATCTGTACGCCGCGATCACTGCCGGTGTGGGCGGCTGTGTCCCGGTTTGGCGGATTCCCGGCTGCCGCGTCCCCGGCATTCTCCCCCTCGCGGGGCCGGGTCATGCCGGTTCACGCCCACGAACCCCGCGGATCAGCCGGTCGCCGCCCGCCAGGATCGCCGTCGCCAGCGCGTCCGCCGCCTGCTGCGCGCCGCCCCGGCGTCTGCCGTGCAGCAGTACGAAGTCCACCGCGCCCAGCTCCGGCAGCCCCGCCCGGACCGGCACCGGTTCCAGGCCGGGCGGCACCAGGCCCCGGGTGTGCGCCATCACGCCGAGCCCCGCGTGGGCGGCCGCCACCAGCCCGCTGAGGCTGCCGCTCGTGCACGCGATCCGCCAGGAGCGGCCCTGCTCCTCCAGCACCTCCAGGGCCCGCGCCCGCGTGATGCCCGGCGGCGGGAAGACGACCAGCGGCACCGGACGGTCCGGGTCGAGCCGCAGCCCCGGCGCCCCGATCCAGACCAGGGCGTCCTGCCAGACCAGCTGCCCGTGGGTGTCCCCGGCCCGCCGCTTGGCCAGCACCAGATCCAGGCGGCCCGCCTCCAGCTGCCGGTGCAGGGTCCCGGACAGCTCCACGGTCAGCTCCAGCTCGACCTCCGGATGGTCGCGCCGGAACGTCTGGAGGATCTCGGGCAGCCGGGTCTGCACGAAGTCCTCCGAGGCGCCGAACCGCAGTCGCCCGCGCAGCCGCGTCCCGG
Proteins encoded in this window:
- a CDS encoding class I SAM-dependent methyltransferase, encoding MLDYNQEATVYDATRGGLPRAEAAAAAVLGLVPDTARSLLDIGCGTGLVTGQIAAARPGLRVTGSDAAHGMAVVARQRVGAVVLADARRLPLPDAAVDAVSAVWLLHLLREPGAVPAVVAEAARVLRPGGVFVTTVDKDAAHDVGSDIDATFVPYLVPTPADGTDLVVARAAEGGLEVVGEASFTGHGQGRSPVSVARGVRRGYYASRLVLPGDAAGQLVRSLAALPDQDRKRADPEYRLLAFRRS
- a CDS encoding LysR family transcriptional regulator, yielding MYDPAQLRTFLAVAQTLSFTAAARRLGVRQSTVSQHVRRLEDAAGRQLFARDTHRVDLTADGEAMLGFARTILEAHERASAYFTGTRLRGRLRFGASEDFVQTRLPEILQTFRRDHPEVELELTVELSGTLHRQLEAGRLDLVLAKRRAGDTHGQLVWQDALVWIGAPGLRLDPDRPVPLVVFPPPGITRARALEVLEEQGRSWRIACTSGSLSGLVAAAHAGLGVMAHTRGLVPPGLEPVPVRAGLPELGAVDFVLLHGRRRGGAQQAADALATAILAGGDRLIRGVRGREPA
- a CDS encoding aldo/keto reductase; this translates as MSQVPSLTLNNGVEMPQLGFGVWQVPDDEATKAVATAIESGYRSIDTAAIYQNEAGTGKAIAASGVARDELFVTTKLWNSDQGYDSTLRAFDASLEKLGLDYVDLYLIHWPVPAKDAYVDTYRAFEKIHADGRAKAIGVSNFLPEHLERLLGETSVVPVLNQIELHPQLQQAESRALHAQHGILTEAWSPLGSGKGLLEVPTVVAVARKHNRTPAQAVLRWHLQTGNVVIPKSVTPSRIAENIDVFDFELDADDLAAFAALDEGKRLGPNPGEFNAGA
- a CDS encoding AMP-dependent synthetase/ligase, with the translated sequence MAAAPLVGGLADVVFDHADEDPHRIALGRKDADGNWQDVTSAAFRDEVLALAKGLIAHGVRFGDRVALMSRTRYEWTLFDFALWAVGAQSVPVYPTSSAEQVLWMLHDAEVSAVMVEHEDHAMTVASVIDRLPQLKRLWQLDAGAVAELVEAGAHVEDEVVHRHRRAVTPESVATVIYTSGTTGRPKGCVLTHANFMFEADTMAARWESVFHSRPGDEAVTLLFLPLAHVFGRMVEITAIRGRVKLGHQPELSAKALMPDLVSFRPTFILAVPYIFEKVFNAARRRAEAEGRAGPFDKAVDIAVKYAEAMEARAFGTGPGPSAGLRMQHQFFDKVVYKKVREAMGGRIRHAMSGGSGMERSLGLFFAGAGVTVYEGYGLTETTAAATANPPERTRYGTVGQPIPGSTVHIAEDGEVWVHGNHVFGGYLGDPKATDAVLNDGWLATGDLGSLDEDGYLTITGRKKEILVTSGGKSVSPAALEERVRAHPLVAQCIVVGNDRPYVAALVTVDQEAVEHWLTMQGRQQLSPGELVRDPDLEMEVRRAVVAANTAVSQAESIRTFRILAHQFSEQHGLLTPSLKLKRKAIEAAYETEVDALYR
- a CDS encoding class I SAM-dependent methyltransferase, with translation MSNHSGHGHDHDGHQGLHHEPSAHGHHHGGSEPDWDVMAPLLERNAELSSAQYTEAARWIAALPTAPKVRRVLDVGAGPGVVACLLAEVFPDAEVVAVDGTPALLERTRDRARRLGLDGRVTTLHATLPEELSALGEADLIWAGNTLHHIGDQRAVLAGFGGLLRPGGTVALVEGGLQPRQLPRDLGFGRPGIEARMEAAEAELFQEMRAELPDARREVENWAALFGVAGLTPQGTRSFLLDLPAPLGDAAREQVVADFTRRSGGLREHLDAEDLAVLDRLLDPEDPASLYRRPDVFLLLARTLHLGRRDA
- a CDS encoding helix-turn-helix domain-containing protein, whose protein sequence is MTTVALDTGVGPLLRSWRERRRVSQLELALRAGSSARHISFIETGRSRPSEEMVLRLAEHLDVPVRERNALLVMAGYAPHYAETSLDDPAMGALRDGLDRLLRGYDPYPAFVVDGTYTVVAANQGMTRLLDGVPDHLLAPPLNAMRLTLHPEGLAPRIRNLRAWRADLLAQMERQIALVRSPELRALYEEVAGYPLPAGPDGDEDWQPPSSSVPFALPLVIEHEGHVLSFVASIATFNTPMDVTVAELAIETLLPADAETAAYLRSLVP
- the secD gene encoding protein translocase subunit SecD, with the protein product MTRATTVRAVLAAAVLLVSVLITLTMSPRLGLDLQGGTRMVLQAQDSDTAKADRESTDRTLEVLRRRIDSLGVTEPTLTRSGEDRIIVELPDVQDPRKAADVIGKTAQLTFHAVQGPGEPAEDGKGLTLPDEQGRPLALGPAALSGAGVKEATASFDAQQGAGWTVSLDFHKDAGRDWTRLTGEAACHPVQDERRRVAIVLDKRVISSPQVSPTVACGSGLPSGSTQITGSFSADEARELALLIEGGALPVPVEIVEQRTVGPTLGAAAIDASARAALIGAAATALFIIVIYRLFGALAAVALAAYGVISYAALVALGVTLTLPGLAGFVLAIGMAVDANVLVFERAREEYAGRPGKSLRASLAAGFKGAWTAVADSNVTTLIAAGLLFFLGSGPVKGFGVTLAIGVLASMFSALVIARALTEIAAHSRFVADYRGVNGIAIPGRVRTWLTRRDPQLMRSPRRWLTVSAVLVAVAVAGILVRGVNLGVEFTGGRLVEYSTSRPVDVETARTALAGAGFGDAEVTTAGAGDISVRTGELDNDGEHALRAALAAEGGATTKVRDELIGPSLGDELRRNALIALAIAVLVQLAYLAVRFRWTFAVASVGALVHDVIILIGVFAWLGRTVDGVFLAALLTVIGYSVNDSVVVFDRVRELWAKARRKPLAEVANRAVLQTVPRTVNTGMGALFILTALAVLGGDSLEDFALALLIGIVVGTYSSVMTAVPAALLLERSSNVPPPARTRAPRTRQRAGRRDPHDNGARV
- a CDS encoding 4a-hydroxytetrahydrobiopterin dehydratase — encoded protein: MPAAPLPQNEIEDRLRELPGWSLEGDRISRTYRLSSHFAAAALAMHVAAIQDELNHHSDLTLGYNTVALSVNSHDAGGKVTEKDLGLAARVAAVAPGHGAE
- a CDS encoding LysR family transcriptional regulator, whose translation is MELELRHLRTVRAIADTGSLTKAATALGLAQPALSAQLRRIEKALGGPLFERDHTGARATPLGELVLERARIVLPAVSELQEEAVRFANAMGTMERFRLGGTHGPLLGGLVDRLAAAHPAAPVSTYTSWSVAEVASQLVDGRLDFALIGTCGESAAPDADRLEWQVVGVDPVFVMLPETHPLADRAELELSELAEECWADVPGDGCFADCFVAACARAGFRPVSVYETDTSSVVHLVQVGRAVGLCRATFPPTPGVVTLPVAGAPLSWRHLLGWHPRSAAASAAAGAVSGHTRAAYAQAVERSESYARWLATHPRFGAAA